The genomic stretch TATGCCGTGCATGTTTTCTAAGCGTCTCTTGTTCCTGCTTGGACAAGATTCGTGTCATTCCATCCGGATTTCGCATAGTTTTTAACATTCGCCGTCGCAGGTCATAATGGGACCTACGGAAGGCTTGCTCGACTTTTTTTGTTGCTAGCTTTGACACTCGTCTCCTTTCCCTTGGGAAGTCGTTAGAGGCTGGTAATGCTGTACATTGACGATACTAGTCAACACCCACGAATAGTTTGCTTGAGATGTAACTGCTTTGCCCATTTGGATGAAAACCTGAATATTCATCGTGTTGGGGTTACAGCGCATAGAGggaatgtttattttaattttcctttttcaaaAAGGCATTTGAAAAATGCCTTGCAAGTAATAAAATCATCCATGAATAgccgatttttaaaaatgttgcgtTATTTAATATCGTTCTTGATGCGGATTCCCTCATACTTGAAACTCGTTTTCGATGAGATCAGCAAGTCCTAACCCTGTTGATCTTCGTGTTTCAGAGTTTGCCACATTTTGGACAACCAGTCGTTTCCTGCTGCGTCTATTATGCCAATTGATTTAGCCATGAGGCTCTGCTTCGCACATTCCCCGCCCATGAAGAATTTCCTCGGCCCTTACGAAGCTTACAGGGGGTTCAACGCCACCAACCGGCTCCAGCCGCTGCGGCCGTGCATCAGCGTGAGGGCGAACGCGGAGCCGTGCAAAGACGCCTGGAGTCACCCCGCCAGAGGCAGACGGAAGAAAACGGTGGTGTTCGCGGACGACCAAGGCCTCGCCCTCACAACGGTGCACAGCTTCTCCGAATTCGATGACTCGCTCGCCGAGCTGCAGTTCGAACTGAGCGATCTGGACAGCGCAGCCGACAGCCTGAAGATCAGCGAAAGGCAGCCCCTGCTGCTGGACTTCCCGCAGCCGGCCGCCGATTACCTGGAGTTCCGAAACCGCCTGTCGAAGAACTTGGTCTCCCTGGAAAACTGTACCCTCCAGGAGAAGACCGTGGCGGGCACCGTCGTGGTGAGGAACCTGAGTTACCACAAAGTCGTGCAGATCCGAATCACGTTCGACAGCTGGAAGAGTTACAAGGACGTGGACTGCACCTTCGTGAACAATGTTTACGGCTGCTCCGACACGGACACGTTTTCTTTCGCCATCGACCTCCCCGACTCCATCCCGCCGCAGGAGAGAATCGAGTTTTGCGTCTCCTTTAAGAGCGGAGAACAAACCTACTGGGACAACAACGACGACAAGAATTACGGGATTGTTCAGAGCGAATGGAAATCGGACGGGATTCCGGCTCCGCTCGTCCTCAGCGACGAGATCGTGACGGCGAATGCGCAGGTGGTCGAATGCGACCAGTATGGCAGCCCCCGAGCGTCCAGTGGCTTGGTCCCGGAGTGGCACAGCTGGGGCAAGATCGAGAGGGCCCTTCCCTACTGGTGACAGATTGACGTTAGAGTTGCTGTTGTGTTTGCTGGAGAGATGCATCAATTTCCATATTAAACTTGTGAAAACCGTGGCGTGGATCTGGAAATCCCTCgtcgccccccaccccacccgttTAACTtgcatctattgctgctgttatTTTACTTCTGCGAACTGCAGAAACACAGGCTGATTCCATCTTGCACTCAACAATGTATCGCTAGCCCCAAATATTAGATGTATGTAAAGTGAGAATTCGTATTGGATACTATTGTTTTAAACTTGTGAAATTCTGAGTCCTATTTGGTTTGCGGGAAAACTGAACAGATCTTAGGATTGCAAAACAAAAATACATGGGGAAGAACTTGAGGACTAAAATGTGCCCATGTTGGTGATGTGGGGAACTTGCAAGCACTCGACAGTTAGCTGTGTATCTGTCAGACTAAAGTAGGCATTCGCAAATAACCTATTGTACTTTTATATATAAGTTGAGTGCCTTTTGTTCAGTAAGCAGCATTGCTAAAGGCTAAGAAACTGTTACAACGTTAAAATAAATGAATGTTGCAATGAGCAACAGTTTTGGTCAAAAGAACAATTTTGGCTGATATTGATAAGTGGGCAAGAGATTAACCCTTCTGGATGTTTAAAACtaattgtggttttttttttgcattagatATCTTTAGAAAGATTAATTTCAAAAATTTTGCTGTACCAAAGGAATACACTGACTCTCATTTTACATTGAGCCTGGATTGTATAAATGATAGAACCTCCTTTGGGAGGAGAACGAGATAATTGCTAACACTGTCGTATTTAGCACTTTTATGATATTTTCTTGTTGATTCAGAAGTGTTACTCATGATGAATactctttatttttgctctcgAGTAACCTCACTCTTGTATTGATCTAAATTTTAGGGGAGAAATAGGTTATTTTGGGAACCTGACAATCTGAGGTCCAAATGGCAATCCATCCTCAGTAACAATGCTTTTAAATAGctaagattaaaatcttttgcaCTTTTTTGAAAAACATTGTGGCACTGTATATTTTTGTAATTGTATGTACGCAAGGTTATGAGGTCCTCTTGGAAGAAATGGTCCTTCACATTGAAGGTTAGAAAGTTAAACATGTATTTGGTTACAAATAGGTGCATAACAATTAAGAATGTGTTTCTGAAGGCTCCTGTAGTTTTTTGATTCACTGAGAGCTTCAACATTGTATTACtatatttttctttcctctcttccACTAATGGCACTAGAATTTTCAGTGTATAGGAAGCACCATTTAATAATTGTAAACCTGTAGAGATTCCATTAGTTCTTTATAATGTTTGAAGCTATTTGTTCAGCCTTTTAAGTAATGCAACACAGCACAAACTTGGGTGTTAGCTCATCTTGGCTCATCAATTTAATTTAGAAAAGGACTTGTTTTTTCCCTGTGTTTTAGGGCATGAAGTTTCTTCAATGACCATGGGTTTGCTTCCACCCTCCCATTGGAAAGTGCATGCTGGTTTTTTACAGGTAAACTTAACAATTAAAGTTCTAATTGGCCAttttgttttccccatatagttttCACAATATTCTGTTAAATTGCTTAATTGGGTCTTTTGGTATCTTGTTTACAAGATCACAATACCCTTAATTTGAAAGTGTTTAAGCGAGTATTTCTAAGAGTAGAATCAGTAAAGGCATAGATATTTTCCTAAATGCTGCATTATTCCTTGTCATTGCAATGAACAATCTATTCAGATGTTGTGTTGTCACTTCCATCATGTCTGGCCAAGTGGGTCAATGATGAGTGAATTTAATATTCTTGCACATGCGATTGCAAATCTATGCACTTATTTATTAAATGCACCATGCAGTATTTGCTTCTGATAGAGGGACTAAATTCTGGAAGCTAAATGGCTTTCCTATATTTGACTTCAGGCAATGGATTCCATTTAAATATGCACACCATCTCGATGGGTTTTGAATACTTTCCTCTTCATTATCAGCTCAGTAATTTAACTACTGTACTATTTCATAAAGTGGTGTCTGTGTTCAAACTTGTGAATTGGATACCTGTTGTAAGTAAGCAAACACCAGGGATAAATCTTTTTATTTGGCTTTTGCATGTGGCAACCcttctccagatttttttttaacattttgtgCATCTCAGCAATTTTCCACTTGACAGATCTGTACTGATCTGTTTCCTTGATCCAATGATTTTCACTACCATGTTCAGATTTTTAAAACCTCctgcaacatcctgataaatatgCTATCAGTTGGCCTTGCTGCTTTGCACTTTAtccaacaaatattcctttctacACACTAGTGACATCATATTTGATCACATTTATATACCTGATATTTCTGTCTGAATCCAGTACAAGCCTTTTGATTTTTATTAGCCGACAGAAATTTCCCCACAAAATCTTAAAAGACCATGGTCTTCTTTTGGATGCTGATGACCTATTGTTAGCAATACCAAAGTTTGATGAAGAATGCTTCAATACCCTTTTCTGCTTTGATGCTTCCTATGGCCAGTTGTAGATTTTCTCACAAATTTCTTTACAAGGCAATATGATGTGGTATAGTTTGAAATGTGAATATAAATTCTGCCCTACTGCATGCTGTAGAATTTAAAGACTAGTGAAATGTAAAAAATGGTTCAGAGGGATTAAAACAGGCTCTGTAATTGAGGGTTTGTTGGTGTGAAGTGGAATTCTTTAAAAGTGAGTGACATTGTGAGAGGAATATATTTTTGCTCaaatttgggggaggggagggttttttctctcgcaccatttcactaAAAGATATGCTGGAATTGACAGGAAAGAAATTTAAGCCCATTGGTTTTTGTGGCATTTGTTGATAAATTATTTTAAGATTCAAAAGTGAATTCTGGACTTTCCCTCTTGAagtaaatagaaaaaaataaaactttataTTGTTCAAATTCTTTGTCTCTGTAGCCTTTTGTGGACCAAAAAAAATCCTGCTGAATATTGCATGTTAAATTTTCTTTGGCAGCTGATTTGAATATATTGTAAATTCTGATATCATATATTCCTATGAGAACAGTGTTTGAATTTGGGACAGGATAATCAATTCCATACATTTCATTTGAGAAAAGTAGAAGATGAGCAGGTAAAGGTCAGATGGCAACAATGGATCCAGgtcggggtggagggggaaggaagggtttacctaattactccaccctgatctGGATCAAGCACCCTATCTTTGTCCTTGCATCTATAGGACATGAAGGTACATTTAGTTCATTGCTCTTTCTCTTTTGTACACTTGGTCAGTATTTTGCATGCATCAGGGTGTTGTCAGTAGTATCCAGGAAATCAAAATGACTTTCTCTTCACAACAGATACTCCCAAGTGCACAAGTGAGTGGcatttacaagtttgctgatTTTGTTTTCAAACTCTATTCTTGTACTTAATGTATTTACCACAGGTTACCTATGTGCTTCTGTTCAGTAATAAACAATTGGTAATTTGCCCATTACATAAAATCTCAAGAATTCAAACCATCAGATAGAGTTACTGAATTAGCGGAAactcaaaatgtttggcctggaagtcagcctgaagaaaactgaggtcctccatcagccagctcctcaccatgaccaccagcccccccacatctccatggggcacacaaaacggtcaaccagtttacctatctcggctgcaccatttcatcggatgcaagggtcatgggtcctctaccggcatcacctacggctcctagaatgcttccaccagcgtagtctccgctccatcctcaacattcattggagcgacttcatctccaacattgaagtactcgagatggcagaggccgacagcatcgaatccacactgctgaagatccaactgcactgggtaggtcacgtctccagaatggaggaccatcgccttc from Narcine bancroftii isolate sNarBan1 chromosome 10, sNarBan1.hap1, whole genome shotgun sequence encodes the following:
- the ppp1r3cb gene encoding protein phosphatase 1 regulatory subunit 3C-B, encoding MNCTRVCHILDNQSFPAASIMPIDLAMRLCFAHSPPMKNFLGPYEAYRGFNATNRLQPLRPCISVRANAEPCKDAWSHPARGRRKKTVVFADDQGLALTTVHSFSEFDDSLAELQFELSDLDSAADSLKISERQPLLLDFPQPAADYLEFRNRLSKNLVSLENCTLQEKTVAGTVVVRNLSYHKVVQIRITFDSWKSYKDVDCTFVNNVYGCSDTDTFSFAIDLPDSIPPQERIEFCVSFKSGEQTYWDNNDDKNYGIVQSEWKSDGIPAPLVLSDEIVTANAQVVECDQYGSPRASSGLVPEWHSWGKIERALPYW